The following are encoded in a window of Roseimaritima ulvae genomic DNA:
- a CDS encoding sodium:calcium antiporter, with amino-acid sequence MQFVEQPIAINVIVFIVAASVVWMAGTKLSNYVDIFADRTGMGEAFAGALILGAATSLPELATTLTASYSGAAKLAGTNLLGGLVMQIAVLALIDAFVLRGKPLTLFSPRASLLMIGVMLIGLIALASAAVASGELFSWAGIGFWPVLLFAAYVFSLWVIYRYQGEARWKPTGEIAQPPESARDLKDAHHKHFADVATAGIVGRFAVASLAVLVGGFFVAKTGEALAEQTGMGQNFVGATLVALATSLPEVSTTYSAVKFGAYSMAAANILGTNSLEVALFLPAEVAYREGAIFDALDPTTGFLASLGIVVTSLYLWGILERRDKTVLGMGVDSFCVLLVYALGLGIYYQL; translated from the coding sequence ATGCAGTTTGTCGAGCAACCCATCGCGATTAACGTCATCGTCTTCATTGTTGCGGCCAGTGTCGTTTGGATGGCAGGAACGAAACTGAGCAACTATGTCGATATCTTTGCGGACCGTACCGGGATGGGGGAAGCCTTTGCGGGCGCGTTGATCTTGGGGGCGGCGACCAGTTTGCCGGAACTGGCCACGACGCTGACGGCGTCGTACTCCGGGGCCGCCAAGCTGGCGGGGACGAATTTGTTGGGCGGGCTGGTGATGCAAATCGCGGTGTTGGCCCTGATCGACGCCTTCGTGCTGCGCGGCAAGCCGCTGACGCTGTTTTCGCCGCGGGCTTCGTTGTTAATGATCGGTGTGATGTTGATCGGGTTGATCGCTCTGGCATCGGCCGCCGTGGCCAGTGGCGAATTGTTCAGCTGGGCGGGGATCGGGTTCTGGCCCGTGTTGTTGTTCGCCGCGTACGTGTTCTCGCTGTGGGTGATTTATCGTTACCAGGGCGAAGCGCGGTGGAAACCCACCGGCGAAATCGCTCAGCCGCCCGAATCGGCACGCGACTTAAAGGACGCTCATCACAAGCATTTCGCCGATGTTGCCACCGCAGGCATCGTGGGCCGGTTCGCGGTGGCTTCGCTGGCGGTCTTGGTCGGCGGGTTCTTTGTTGCCAAGACCGGTGAAGCGTTGGCCGAGCAAACCGGGATGGGCCAAAACTTCGTCGGCGCCACGTTGGTAGCCTTGGCAACCAGTTTGCCCGAGGTCAGCACGACGTACTCGGCGGTCAAGTTTGGCGCCTACAGCATGGCGGCCGCCAACATCCTGGGAACCAACAGTTTGGAGGTCGCCCTATTCCTGCCGGCCGAGGTGGCGTATCGCGAGGGGGCGATTTTCGACGCATTGGATCCGACCACCGGCTTCCTGGCCTCGCTGGGGATCGTGGTCACCAGCCTCTACCTGTGGGGAATCCTGGAACGA